The following is a genomic window from Petrotoga sp. 9PW.55.5.1.
AGAAGATAGAAATATAAATATTATACTTGAGAGGTTAGAAAGTGCTGGAGCAAATGCAGGGCCAAAATAGATATCTTTGCTGTTCAAAACCCCAGTAATTACTGCCCATAGCGAGATGAATATGATGAAGGGATAAGTTATTTTAAGTAGATAAGACGTTAAAGACATAGTAGATTCTGATAAACCAGTTCCTAATACAAAAACTATTTGATCAGAAAAGAAAAAAATAGGTATATATAGTAAAACGGTAGTGATTAATACAAACCAAACAGTTGTGCTGAAAAAAACTTGAGAATCTTTTCCTGTTTTTCTTGTAAATAAGGGAATGAAAGCTGATGAAAGAGCTCCATCAGCAAAGATTTTTCTCAAAAAAAAAGGTAAGATTATTGCAACTAGATAAGCATCGTACTCTGCACTTATTCCAAAATAATGGGCAAATGTAGCATCCCTTAAAAGGCCAAGAAGTCTACTTATCAAAGTTGCTAGAGAAAAAAGGAAAGTATGCCTCAACAATTTCGACATTTATTCTGCCCCCGATATTTCTAGTATGTTAATATTATTTTGTTCTATATAACCTATCCCCGGCATCACCTAAACCAGGTAAAATATAAGCTTTCTCATTTAACTGTCTATCCAAAGCAGCTGTAAAAATTTTCACATCAGGATTTTCATCTAAAACAACTTCAACACCTTCCGGAGCGGCTATAAGAGACATAATTGTTATATTGTTTCCTCCATGTTTTTTAACCTCTTTAATAGCGTGATTCATTGAATGTCCAGTAGCAAGCATAGGATCTACAATAAAGATCTGGTGGTCTTCAGTTAAAGGAGGGAACTTCTCATAATATTCAACAGCATTCAATGTTTCAGGGTCTCTAAAAACTCCTAAAAAACCAACACATGCATTTGGTACTAGGGAAAGAACTCCTTCCAGCATTCCAAGGCCTGCTCTTAAAATAGGAACTATAGTAACTTTCTTATCTTCAACCATTTCTCCTTTTGTATTTTCAAGAGGAGTTTCAACTTCTACTTCAACGGTTGGAAGGTTTCTTGCAGCTTCATATGTTAAAAGAAGAGTGATCTCATTTAATAGCTCTCTAAACTCTTTTGGCCCGGTATCTTTATTTCTCATTATAGCAAGTTTATGCTTTATCAAAGGATGGTCAACAACTTGTAGGTTATTCATTTATAAAAAAACACCTCCCAAATTCTTTAAAAATTTTCTCAACCCAGAAAAGATATTGCAACTGAACTCCCATCTAACTCCTTGATCGCTCTAAAAACGTCTATACCCTTTCCTGCTCTGTAATCTTTTGTCTTATTAACCCTTGTTGTATCATTAGGTTTTAATTCATCTAAATAAATATACCTATCTAAACATGGGTTAGGAGTTAGGGTAAATATCATCCTTCTTTATATTTTGTTAGAATCTTAATAATAGTATTTCATGGCACATCATGTCCAAGGCCTGCTTTATAGATCTTAAACCAAAGTTCTCTTGGCATTTGTAAATCTAAAGCTTCTATGGCATTTTTAAGTCTTTCTATTTTTCCACTTCCAGAGATAGGAAGTACCTTCAATGGATGACTTAGAAGCCATGAATAAACGATAGTATCCAATTTATCTATATTTAACTCTTGAGCCACCTCTTTTAATGCGGTAAGTATTCTGATACTCTTTTCATTAGTGGCATCAAATAATTTACCACCCGCTAAAGGTGACCATACCATGGGGTTAACATTCTTTTCTAATAGGAAATAGATATTATCGTTTTGAAAATGTTCCAAATTGTATGGAGATAACTCTATTTGGTTTGTTACAATCGGGATACTTAACTTAGATTGAAGAGTTTTAAACTGTTGGATAGAAAAGTTTGAAACCCCGAAGTATAAAACTTTACCTGATTTATGCAATTCAATAAAAGCTTCGGCAATTTCCATGGGGTCCATTAAAGGGTCTGGACGATGAATAAGAAGAAGATCTATGAAATCAGTGTTCAAATTTTTTAAAGATTGGTCTACTGAGTTTATGATATGTGATTTTGTAGTATCGTAGTAATGGATTCTCCTTTTTTCTTTGTTTGGAAGAACTAT
Proteins encoded in this region:
- a CDS encoding aldo/keto reductase family oxidoreductase; its protein translation is MKINVSNSALELSRIVQGMMRLNQWNFSVKETENFILKAIDLGVTTFDHADIYGNYTCESLFGEVLKNNPSLRSKIQIVTKTGIVLPNKEKRRIHYYDTTKSHIINSVDQSLKNLNTDFIDLLLIHRPDPLMDPMEIAEAFIELHKSGKVLYFGVSNFSIQQFKTLQSKLSIPIVTNQIELSPYNLEHFQNDNIYFLLEKNVNPMVWSPLAGGKLFDATNEKSIRILTALKEVAQELNIDKLDTIVYSWLLSHPLKVLPISGSGKIERLKNAIEALDLQMPRELWFKIYKAGLGHDVP
- the upp gene encoding uracil phosphoribosyltransferase, whose translation is MNNLQVVDHPLIKHKLAIMRNKDTGPKEFRELLNEITLLLTYEAARNLPTVEVEVETPLENTKGEMVEDKKVTIVPILRAGLGMLEGVLSLVPNACVGFLGVFRDPETLNAVEYYEKFPPLTEDHQIFIVDPMLATGHSMNHAIKEVKKHGGNNITIMSLIAAPEGVEVVLDENPDVKIFTAALDRQLNEKAYILPGLGDAGDRLYRTK